In Chitinophaga nivalis, a single genomic region encodes these proteins:
- a CDS encoding HlyD family secretion protein: protein MEGNTTTTPTKRNRIVPVILALVIISGGLFGVQKYYYYRTHEDTDDAQVDGDLSAVVARAGGYVDSIAIEDNQRVNAGQLLIRLEDKEYKLKLEQALAAQKLAGSRIDVSATEITTMEATANGYKAMVDAAKARLWQANQDYNRYAQLVKNGAVPRQQFDKAQSDKDAATAAYASAVAQYNAAMAKTNNSRTQLQVTHTALDQQQVDVDYAQLQLSYTQIKAPVTGIVTKRRIQKGQLIQPGQTLFAVVDENSLYITANFKETQMEHIRPGQEVAIEVDAYPGHKITGKVHNFAGTTGAKISLLPPDNATGNFVKVVQRIPVKISIEASAEVRNLLRPGMNVTVSVSTKN from the coding sequence ATGGAAGGCAATACTACTACCACACCGACAAAAAGAAACCGCATCGTTCCTGTTATACTGGCATTGGTCATCATCTCCGGTGGGCTCTTCGGGGTGCAGAAATACTACTATTACCGTACGCATGAAGATACCGATGATGCACAGGTAGACGGTGACCTGAGCGCGGTAGTCGCCAGAGCCGGCGGCTACGTGGATTCCATCGCCATCGAGGATAACCAGCGGGTAAATGCCGGTCAGCTCCTCATCCGGCTGGAAGACAAAGAATATAAACTGAAACTGGAACAGGCATTGGCCGCACAAAAGCTCGCTGGTTCCCGGATTGATGTATCTGCTACAGAAATCACGACCATGGAAGCTACCGCCAATGGTTACAAAGCGATGGTGGATGCAGCTAAAGCACGGCTATGGCAGGCGAACCAGGACTATAACCGCTATGCCCAGCTGGTGAAAAACGGCGCGGTGCCGCGGCAACAGTTCGATAAAGCCCAGTCAGATAAAGACGCCGCTACGGCAGCCTATGCATCTGCGGTGGCGCAATACAATGCAGCAATGGCCAAAACCAACAACAGCCGCACCCAGTTACAGGTGACACACACCGCACTGGATCAGCAACAGGTAGATGTGGACTATGCACAGCTCCAGTTGTCCTATACACAAATCAAAGCACCGGTTACCGGTATTGTTACGAAAAGAAGAATACAGAAAGGTCAGCTCATTCAGCCCGGACAAACCCTGTTTGCCGTTGTAGATGAAAACAGCCTGTATATCACGGCCAACTTCAAGGAAACGCAGATGGAACATATCCGTCCGGGACAGGAAGTAGCCATTGAGGTAGACGCTTACCCTGGTCATAAAATTACCGGTAAGGTACACAACTTCGCAGGCACTACGGGCGCTAAAATTTCGCTGCTGCCACCGGATAATGCTACCGGCAACTTCGTGAAAGTAGTGCAGCGTATACCGGTTAAAATCAGCATCGAAGCATCCGCTGAAGTGCGTAACCTGCTCCGGCCAGGCATGAACGTGACCGTTTCTGTATCCACAAAAAATTGA
- a CDS encoding TolC family protein, with the protein MKKNNPVFSCIQRILRRCWPVNICCFLLLAGSHPLYAQEQKITLAAAIELAVANSPALKLTAAKVAQAQAQYNQVKDQALPTGSASIGFSHAAVPANHIQLGSLDWVLPRQATSYKGGISVQETIFNGFKLKYAKSSTQLLATVAGLEAEKHKDDIIAATIDMYYDLYTVLQTQQVIRQDLTAVDSIIAQAEQLYTQGIVTQNDVLRFKLQRSEVALTAVDLETNRKIVNYNFTVLLGLPEQTQLQPDDVVTGNNPAGQLQQYQEDAWNYRVELKQNTLQTTIAQNDIRSLQGEVLPKLSAGANVNYFHAGSAFIPTEGSFVAPFSVGVTVAWNFPSLWLNKNKIGEARIRQQQTQLSRNVLWDQVKQEVNKCYEQYLRTTEKIKLLEVAVAQAEENDHMQAEKYRSNVTSVTDRIDAGTRLYGTMVNIALAKAEAGLWWFRLKKATGKISK; encoded by the coding sequence ATGAAAAAAAACAATCCAGTATTTTCCTGTATACAACGCATCCTTCGCAGGTGTTGGCCGGTAAATATTTGCTGCTTTTTACTGCTTGCCGGCAGCCATCCCTTGTATGCACAGGAGCAGAAAATCACGCTTGCAGCAGCCATAGAACTGGCTGTGGCCAATAGTCCGGCTTTAAAACTCACAGCGGCAAAAGTAGCCCAGGCCCAGGCGCAGTACAATCAGGTGAAAGATCAGGCGTTGCCAACCGGTAGTGCCAGTATAGGTTTCAGCCATGCCGCTGTTCCTGCCAATCATATTCAGCTCGGGTCGCTGGACTGGGTGTTACCTCGCCAGGCTACTTCCTACAAAGGCGGTATCTCCGTACAGGAAACCATCTTCAATGGATTTAAACTGAAATATGCAAAGTCTTCCACGCAGTTACTGGCTACCGTAGCAGGGTTGGAAGCGGAGAAACATAAAGATGATATTATCGCCGCCACCATTGATATGTACTATGATCTCTATACCGTATTGCAAACCCAACAGGTCATCCGGCAGGATCTTACAGCAGTGGATAGTATCATCGCCCAGGCTGAACAGTTATATACGCAGGGTATTGTGACGCAGAACGATGTACTCCGGTTTAAACTGCAACGCTCGGAAGTGGCCCTGACAGCAGTAGACCTGGAAACCAACCGTAAAATTGTCAACTACAATTTCACGGTGTTACTGGGATTGCCGGAACAGACCCAATTACAGCCGGATGATGTGGTAACGGGAAATAACCCTGCAGGCCAGTTGCAGCAATATCAGGAAGATGCCTGGAACTACCGGGTAGAACTAAAACAAAATACGCTGCAGACTACCATCGCCCAAAATGATATCCGGTCCTTGCAGGGAGAGGTATTACCCAAACTGTCTGCCGGCGCCAATGTCAACTATTTCCATGCCGGATCCGCTTTTATTCCTACAGAAGGCAGTTTTGTGGCGCCTTTCTCCGTTGGCGTAACGGTCGCCTGGAATTTCCCCAGTCTTTGGCTGAACAAAAATAAAATCGGCGAAGCCAGAATCCGGCAGCAACAAACACAACTATCCCGGAATGTATTGTGGGACCAGGTAAAGCAGGAGGTGAATAAATGCTACGAACAATACCTCCGGACAACGGAAAAAATAAAACTGCTGGAAGTAGCCGTTGCACAGGCGGAAGAAAATGATCACATGCAGGCAGAAAAATATCGCAGTAATGTCACCTCTGTCACAGATCGTATCGATGCCGGCACCCGCCTGTATGGTACGATGGTCAACATAGCGCTGGCGAAAGCAGAAGCCGGTTTATGGTGGTTCCGGTTAAAGAAAGCCACTGGTAAAATTTCAAAATAA
- a CDS encoding NAD(P)H-binding protein: protein MSNKILVTGATGSIGKALIKSLQTQQAAFFAASRNVAAAKEKLGLQEEIVHFSFDDPTTFEAATAGVDKVFLLGPPITPDLDLLFAPFLEYLGKKGIKRIVYLSALGLTNPEGLLGFHARMEQKLAQEGFDYTILRPSFFSQNFRNYEYENITERSIVFAPAGKGKAAFIDVADIAAVAAVALTTEGHSGQSYDLTGPELLSFYDAAALLTTVTGKQITYPEPDADTFKAVLKAAGAPDFIGEYMTIVYDGILTNKVAFTTDTVEKVTGKKPTTLKTVLEQDWQ, encoded by the coding sequence ATGAGTAACAAAATTTTAGTAACAGGCGCCACCGGCAGTATTGGTAAGGCTTTGATAAAATCACTGCAGACACAGCAGGCTGCTTTTTTTGCTGCCAGCAGAAATGTAGCAGCAGCAAAAGAAAAACTGGGTCTGCAGGAAGAAATCGTACATTTTTCCTTTGATGATCCAACTACTTTCGAGGCTGCCACCGCGGGTGTAGACAAGGTTTTCTTACTGGGTCCTCCCATTACGCCGGATCTGGATCTGCTGTTTGCCCCCTTTCTGGAGTACCTAGGAAAGAAAGGCATTAAACGGATCGTATATCTGTCGGCGTTAGGACTGACTAATCCCGAAGGCTTGCTGGGTTTCCATGCCCGGATGGAGCAAAAACTGGCGCAGGAAGGATTTGACTACACCATACTGAGGCCGTCTTTTTTCTCGCAGAATTTCAGGAACTACGAATATGAAAATATCACGGAGCGATCTATCGTATTTGCACCGGCAGGTAAAGGAAAAGCAGCTTTTATTGATGTAGCGGATATTGCCGCAGTAGCAGCGGTGGCGTTAACAACGGAAGGACACAGCGGGCAATCCTATGACCTGACGGGACCGGAACTCCTGTCTTTCTACGATGCGGCTGCCCTCCTGACCACCGTCACAGGCAAGCAGATTACCTATCCGGAGCCAGATGCCGATACTTTTAAAGCAGTGCTGAAAGCTGCCGGTGCGCCGGATTTTATCGGGGAGTATATGACCATTGTATACGATGGCATTCTCACCAATAAGGTTGCTTTTACGACAGATACAGTAGAGAAAGTGACCGGCAAAAAGCCCACGACACTGAAAACAGTACTGGAGCAGGACTGGCAGTAA
- a CDS encoding winged helix-turn-helix transcriptional regulator translates to MIKQEGTLALPGNTEVTNSQPSTFAGEKKFQEIFQVANTTRNQLCPVRDIVARISDKWSMLAIFALGGFGTLRFNEMKHKIGDISQRMLTVTLRNLEADGLVTRTVFPEIPPRVEYQLTPLGYGLMQQFSLLADWATDNGEQILRCRQLQRNAS, encoded by the coding sequence ATGATTAAACAAGAAGGCACACTGGCATTACCAGGTAACACGGAGGTAACTAATAGCCAGCCATCCACCTTTGCCGGTGAAAAAAAATTCCAGGAAATTTTCCAGGTGGCTAATACCACCCGGAATCAGCTATGTCCGGTGAGGGATATTGTGGCGCGCATCAGCGATAAATGGAGTATGCTGGCCATTTTCGCACTGGGTGGCTTTGGCACCCTGCGGTTTAATGAAATGAAACATAAGATCGGGGATATTTCCCAGCGGATGCTGACGGTTACCCTGCGCAACCTGGAAGCCGACGGATTGGTTACCCGTACGGTATTCCCTGAAATTCCGCCACGGGTAGAGTACCAACTGACCCCGCTGGGTTATGGGCTGATGCAACAGTTCTCGTTGCTGGCCGACTGGGCTACCGACAATGGCGAACAGATTCTCCGGTGCCGGCAACTGCAGCGAAATGCATCATAA
- a CDS encoding SDR family oxidoreductase, producing the protein MSNKILITGVTGSVGKALTKSLQARQVAFKAASRNVAAAKEKLGLQEEVVHFSFDDPATFEAATADVEKVFLLGPSFNPHLDQLMTPFVAYLGKKGIKRIVYLSGLGLSGPVGLLGFHARMEQKLIQEGFDYTIIRPSYFAQNFRNYEYENITERSVVFAPAGKGKTAFIDVADIAAVATEVLTKEGHSGQAYELTGPEALSFYEVAALLTRFTGKQITYPEPDEDTFKAGLKATGVSDLIGEYMAIIYNNIANNKVAFTTDTIEKITGKKPTALETVLEQDWG; encoded by the coding sequence ATGAGCAACAAAATTTTAATAACAGGCGTTACCGGTAGTGTCGGTAAGGCTTTGACAAAATCACTGCAGGCACGGCAGGTTGCTTTTAAAGCCGCCAGCAGAAATGTAGCAGCCGCTAAAGAAAAACTGGGACTGCAGGAAGAGGTAGTCCATTTTTCCTTTGATGATCCGGCTACCTTCGAGGCAGCGACAGCAGACGTAGAGAAGGTTTTTTTACTGGGTCCTTCCTTTAACCCCCATCTGGACCAGCTGATGACTCCCTTCGTAGCGTATCTGGGAAAAAAGGGGATTAAGCGGATTGTATATCTGTCAGGATTAGGGCTGAGTGGTCCCGTTGGTTTGCTGGGCTTTCATGCCCGGATGGAGCAAAAACTAATACAGGAAGGATTTGATTATACCATCATCAGGCCGAGTTATTTTGCGCAGAATTTCAGGAACTACGAATATGAAAATATCACGGAGCGCTCTGTTGTGTTTGCGCCGGCAGGCAAAGGGAAAACGGCTTTTATTGACGTGGCAGATATTGCTGCAGTAGCAACGGAAGTGTTAACGAAGGAAGGCCATAGCGGGCAAGCCTATGAACTGACAGGCCCGGAAGCGCTGTCTTTCTATGAGGTGGCAGCCCTGCTGACCCGATTCACCGGAAAACAGATTACTTATCCGGAACCGGATGAGGATACTTTTAAAGCCGGATTGAAAGCTACAGGCGTGTCGGATCTGATCGGAGAGTATATGGCCATTATATACAACAACATTGCTAATAATAAGGTAGCTTTTACCACAGATACCATAGAGAAAATAACCGGCAAAAAGCCCACTGCACTGGAAACAGTACTGGAGCAGGACTGGGGGTAA
- a CDS encoding winged helix-turn-helix transcriptional regulator — protein sequence MVHISDKWSIPAIFAAGGFIPLLFNEMKHKVGDISQRMLMVLLRNLEADGLITRTVFPEIPPRVAYQLPPVKPYLHLIINKVF from the coding sequence ATGGTGCACATCAGCGATAAATGGAGTATACCCGCTATTTTCGCAGCGGGAGGCTTTATCCCACTGCTGTTTAATGAGATGAAACATAAGGTCGGGGATATTTCCCAGCGCATGTTGATGGTTCTCCTGCGCAACCTGGAAGCTGACGGATTGATTACCCGTACCGTATTTCCTGAAATTCCACCGCGGGTAGCATACCAATTGCCCCCAGTTAAACCATACCTTCATCTAATAATAAATAAGGTCTTTTAG
- a CDS encoding DUF5977 domain-containing protein: MKLIKTLTLILLVVLSTPWYSKGQAQQQPGIDGHFPEMIPHSPNAASLGTYGQIPTSLFNGLPQISIPVGQLVLGGINVDLSLNYHAGGIHPDYHPGWVGLGWNLIAGGTITREVNGGVDETISPYVTPDSLYSYYSHYSVSAADDWNNGDSLYRYVNIRSGASAYPAPDEFIFNFGKYSGSFFYDHTGKWQVRSESPLYLKVEEELKTNFELQPQPGGSSIPLRRIFYKFTLTTPDGCRYIFGGTQESIEFTRASNSEGNSGYNIKVIPTSWHLTQIITASGRKIDFKYQHDQLLLTQRSSILLYSFTGSHDNIGSRNDPYQQSVAIINPSYLSEITAADQKVTFSRSNTNELSFDYNMNELQASIYNDLGPNGRFPTLGVFRWKKLDTISFYAGNNNLLKKVVLNYKDQSNSRLMLTSVQEIGMGLNRKSPYLFTYDTTALPAYNSQQLDHWGFYNGRNYFAGHSTYYSPDEIPAYAASRAPHDSLMKAGILTGITYPTGGNTRFEYEPHAYSKIVQKYPFRLEEAGGNLKAGGLRIKKITDTDIGGKITNSKTYQYITDYNAGGKASSGILSGVPNYLDRNYWDLQEYKLDYWYWYDYSIEPLSHTNGNHVTYSEVAEILADSSYTIYQYTNHNNPAYLDQEHAGMLYTAPGQWVMDPHTSMALERGKLLRKRHYSTPGTLLKDTRYEYDVTSDRFKEAIRNVYISQRQFGKLYDYRITSYFTYTYPSYLTAEKDTTYDMNGANPIGTQTTYTYDKGYRVLKQTQTQNSKDQYLATYYTYPADIPRSHPSLQATPTIYREMMTRNMTALPVEIRKTITINRAQFTTSALLQQYALYPNKNILPAQVWSLNTNQPLSDFAALTIQVRDTTIAGTTQKYELLAADKRYTTQLLYDRYDSNGNVLQLHKANDVNTSFIWDYTGRYPLAQITGSNYDSLLAFTNKQLFTTYQTDSVIRKEVDKIRQNTTLAPRLVNTYTYAYGWGMSSATDPAGKILYYEYDGLGQLQRVRDQDKNILKSYCYYYMGQRRDCSGLYYNEAKSKDFNRECGVGYLPDTVRYTVPFGKYQGLTELEADKKALADIDSNGQKYANTVGKCTKIYYARIRYANLNVVLIDGNRHDEGMFDHQYDMYVDFYDDPAGTIPATVSNLPIALIFDKSTMTTPASPNPYTVKANGSSFLVIKQVATKQEWLIFDSNGGSRIDKEFFYNHTLLPKEGYKVID; encoded by the coding sequence ATGAAACTGATTAAAACCCTCACACTCATTTTGCTGGTGGTGTTGAGTACTCCCTGGTACAGCAAGGGGCAGGCCCAGCAACAACCTGGGATAGACGGTCATTTTCCCGAGATGATCCCGCACTCACCCAACGCCGCATCACTGGGAACTTACGGCCAGATTCCAACATCCCTCTTTAATGGATTACCCCAAATATCTATTCCTGTTGGGCAGCTTGTCTTAGGCGGCATAAATGTCGATCTTAGTTTAAATTATCATGCAGGAGGTATTCATCCTGATTATCACCCTGGTTGGGTAGGCCTTGGCTGGAATCTGATAGCCGGTGGTACGATTACCCGTGAGGTGAATGGGGGTGTTGATGAAACTATCTCTCCATATGTCACGCCGGATTCTTTGTATTCCTATTATAGTCATTACAGCGTATCCGCTGCTGATGACTGGAATAATGGCGACAGTCTTTATCGTTATGTCAATATCAGAAGTGGTGCATCCGCATATCCCGCTCCTGATGAGTTTATTTTCAATTTTGGAAAATACTCCGGATCATTTTTTTATGATCATACCGGTAAATGGCAGGTACGATCTGAGAGCCCTTTATACTTAAAAGTGGAAGAAGAACTCAAAACAAACTTTGAATTACAACCTCAACCAGGTGGCAGTTCGATTCCACTTCGACGCATATTTTATAAGTTTACATTGACCACACCAGATGGCTGCCGGTATATATTCGGTGGCACTCAGGAATCAATAGAATTTACCCGCGCATCAAACAGCGAGGGTAATTCCGGCTATAACATCAAAGTAATCCCTACTTCCTGGCACCTGACCCAAATCATTACAGCCAGTGGCAGAAAGATTGATTTTAAGTATCAACATGATCAGCTTCTCCTCACACAGAGATCCAGCATATTGTTGTATAGCTTTACCGGAAGCCATGACAATATAGGTTCCCGGAACGACCCTTATCAACAAAGTGTTGCGATCATTAATCCATCTTATCTGTCAGAAATTACTGCTGCAGATCAAAAAGTCACGTTCTCCCGTTCAAATACCAATGAATTGTCTTTTGATTACAATATGAATGAATTGCAGGCAAGTATATACAATGATTTGGGACCCAACGGCCGCTTTCCTACCCTCGGTGTCTTCCGATGGAAGAAACTGGATACGATCAGTTTTTATGCTGGTAACAATAATTTACTAAAAAAAGTGGTGCTGAATTACAAAGATCAATCCAATTCCCGACTTATGCTGACCAGTGTTCAGGAAATAGGAATGGGTTTAAATCGTAAATCTCCTTACCTATTCACCTATGATACTACAGCACTACCAGCCTATAATTCTCAACAATTGGATCATTGGGGATTCTATAACGGTAGAAATTATTTTGCCGGCCACTCCACTTATTATTCACCGGATGAAATACCTGCGTATGCAGCCAGCCGGGCTCCTCATGATTCATTGATGAAAGCAGGTATACTCACTGGTATTACCTATCCTACCGGCGGCAATACCCGGTTTGAATATGAACCACATGCTTATAGCAAAATCGTTCAAAAGTATCCGTTTAGGTTAGAAGAAGCAGGTGGTAATCTGAAAGCCGGTGGTTTGCGTATCAAAAAAATTACAGACACGGATATCGGTGGTAAAATCACGAATAGTAAAACCTATCAGTATATCACCGACTACAATGCCGGAGGCAAAGCTTCCAGTGGGATACTCTCCGGTGTCCCAAACTATCTTGATAGGAACTATTGGGATCTTCAGGAATATAAACTTGATTATTGGTACTGGTACGACTATTCTATAGAACCACTTAGTCATACCAACGGTAATCATGTTACTTACAGTGAAGTAGCAGAAATATTGGCAGACAGTAGTTATACTATCTATCAATACACCAATCATAATAATCCAGCCTATTTGGACCAGGAACACGCAGGAATGCTATATACCGCACCCGGTCAATGGGTGATGGACCCCCATACCAGTATGGCTTTGGAAAGAGGCAAGTTGTTACGTAAAAGGCATTATTCCACACCGGGGACATTACTAAAAGATACCAGATATGAATACGATGTAACCAGTGATCGCTTTAAAGAGGCGATACGTAATGTTTACATCTCTCAACGGCAGTTTGGTAAATTATATGACTACAGGATTACTTCCTACTTCACATACACCTATCCCTCCTACCTTACTGCCGAAAAAGACACTACCTACGATATGAACGGCGCCAATCCGATTGGTACCCAAACCACTTACACCTACGACAAAGGCTATCGGGTACTCAAACAAACCCAAACGCAAAACAGCAAAGATCAATACTTAGCCACTTATTACACCTATCCGGCGGACATTCCGCGCAGTCATCCTTCCTTACAGGCAACACCGACTATTTACCGGGAGATGATGACCCGCAATATGACTGCATTGCCCGTGGAAATCAGGAAGACGATTACTATCAACAGGGCCCAGTTTACCACTAGTGCACTATTACAACAGTATGCGCTTTATCCCAACAAAAACATCCTGCCGGCACAGGTATGGTCATTGAATACCAACCAGCCACTGTCCGATTTTGCAGCATTGACCATTCAGGTACGGGATACCACCATTGCCGGTACTACCCAAAAATATGAACTGCTGGCGGCCGACAAACGGTATACAACACAGTTGCTGTACGACCGCTACGACTCCAACGGCAATGTATTGCAGTTGCATAAAGCCAACGATGTAAACACCTCTTTCATCTGGGATTACACCGGCCGTTATCCGCTGGCGCAGATTACCGGCAGTAACTACGACAGCCTGCTGGCCTTCACCAACAAGCAGCTGTTTACGACCTATCAGACAGACAGCGTTATACGCAAGGAAGTAGATAAAATCCGCCAAAACACGACGCTGGCGCCGCGGCTCGTCAATACCTACACCTATGCCTACGGCTGGGGTATGAGCAGTGCCACCGACCCTGCCGGCAAAATACTGTATTATGAGTATGATGGACTGGGACAGTTACAACGGGTTCGTGACCAGGATAAAAACATCCTGAAATCCTATTGTTACTATTATATGGGACAGCGCCGTGATTGTAGCGGACTGTATTACAATGAAGCAAAAAGTAAAGATTTTAATCGGGAATGTGGCGTGGGCTACCTGCCGGACACTGTGCGTTATACGGTGCCTTTCGGTAAATACCAGGGGTTAACGGAACTGGAAGCAGATAAAAAAGCGCTTGCAGACATAGACAGCAATGGACAAAAGTATGCCAACACCGTCGGAAAATGTACGAAGATTTATTATGCCCGGATCAGGTATGCCAATCTAAATGTTGTCCTGATTGATGGTAACCGGCATGATGAAGGCATGTTTGATCACCAATACGATATGTACGTGGATTTCTATGATGATCCAGCCGGTACCATTCCGGCTACAGTCAGTAACTTGCCCATCGCACTGATTTTTGACAAATCCACTATGACCACACCCGCTTCCCCGAATCCTTATACCGTAAAAGCAAATGGCAGTAGCTTCCTGGTCATCAAACAAGTGGCCACCAAACAGGAATGGCTGATCTTTGACAGCAACGGCGGTTCACGGATTGACAAAGAGTTTTTTTATAATCACACCTTGCTGCCAAAGGAGGGCTACAAAGTGATTGACTAA
- a CDS encoding collagen-like triple helix repeat-containing protein, whose translation MKRRQLITPLVLLAGLFLAVFMISCSKKGDAGPAGATGPAGPKGDPGAGSGVIYSDWLDVSFKPDTIHLVGGRIDTIGYYAFIDAPKLTQTLLNSADVKVYVNTSDASDPVIISLPYHASSGLNIQVMAYTQRIQLDANADLGTIFANGKKYQQYRYIIVPGNTKARSAASVNWSDYASAKAYLGLKD comes from the coding sequence ATGAAAAGACGTCAACTTATTACCCCGTTGGTCCTGCTGGCAGGACTTTTTCTTGCTGTGTTCATGATATCCTGCAGTAAAAAAGGCGATGCTGGTCCTGCTGGTGCTACGGGTCCTGCCGGTCCCAAAGGTGATCCAGGCGCCGGCTCCGGCGTGATCTATTCTGATTGGCTGGATGTGTCGTTTAAGCCAGATACTATACACCTCGTAGGCGGTCGTATTGATACAATAGGCTACTATGCGTTTATTGACGCACCTAAACTCACCCAGACGCTGTTGAATAGCGCAGATGTAAAGGTATACGTCAACACGAGCGATGCAAGTGACCCTGTCATTATTTCGTTGCCCTATCACGCTTCATCAGGTCTTAACATCCAGGTAATGGCTTACACACAGCGGATTCAGTTGGATGCCAACGCAGACCTGGGTACCATATTCGCCAATGGTAAGAAGTATCAACAATACCGTTACATAATCGTACCTGGCAATACGAAGGCAAGATCGGCTGCTTCGGTAAACTGGTCTGATTATGCGTCTGCAAAAGCATATTTGGGATTAAAAGATTAA
- a CDS encoding winged helix-turn-helix transcriptional regulator produces the protein MYEKKIPENLECGISIAIKVLGGKWKAWIIDCINNGVLRPSEIHRRIDSASPRVINMQLKELEDYGIIGKTIYPGLPLKVEYYLTEVGKSILPVINAMDKWGNEKREFIVPGIEAMQPEHQY, from the coding sequence ATGTATGAGAAGAAAATCCCGGAAAACCTGGAGTGTGGCATCAGTATCGCAATTAAGGTACTAGGTGGCAAATGGAAAGCCTGGATCATTGACTGTATCAACAATGGTGTATTACGCCCCAGTGAAATACATCGCAGAATAGATTCCGCCAGTCCCCGTGTGATTAATATGCAATTGAAGGAGCTGGAAGATTATGGTATTATTGGTAAAACCATCTATCCGGGATTACCGTTGAAAGTAGAATATTATCTCACAGAAGTGGGTAAGAGTATATTACCGGTGATTAATGCGATGGATAAATGGGGAAATGAAAAACGGGAGTTCATAGTGCCTGGTATAGAAGCCATGCAGCCGGAACATCAGTATTAG
- a CDS encoding NAD(P)-dependent oxidoreductase — MTTTPQHRGAVTVIGLGAMGTVLARTLLQKGFTVTIWNRTAARAAGLTAEGALLAPDITAAVAASPIIITCLSSYEATSHLLQTAAIDLTGKTIIEFCTGTPQDARNAQAWVTALGGSYLDGALMATPRQIGQESTTILVAGATDTFQTATAVLAALGGNVMYKGEAIGAAAAWDLGLLASVFGMINGFMQGALLFESEGIPVNLLGNMLVNMGPIIGEMVRHEGEVIVSGNYDHPESSLRTCAYTFDLLVKQANEAGIDSSIPAFSQGLFKRALDAGYGEEQLGALIKVLRTQA, encoded by the coding sequence ATGACAACCACTCCACAACACCGCGGAGCAGTAACAGTAATAGGCCTGGGCGCCATGGGCACAGTACTCGCCCGTACTTTATTACAAAAGGGTTTTACAGTAACCATATGGAACCGCACGGCAGCACGCGCCGCCGGGTTAACCGCCGAAGGGGCACTATTGGCGCCTGATATCACCGCTGCGGTAGCAGCCAGCCCCATCATCATTACCTGCCTTTCCAGCTATGAAGCAACAAGCCACCTGCTGCAAACAGCCGCCATAGATCTTACCGGTAAAACCATTATAGAATTTTGTACCGGTACTCCGCAGGATGCACGGAACGCGCAAGCCTGGGTAACCGCCCTGGGTGGCAGCTACCTGGATGGCGCCCTGATGGCTACTCCCAGACAAATCGGCCAGGAAAGTACCACCATCTTGGTTGCAGGAGCCACTGACACTTTTCAAACAGCAACCGCAGTACTGGCTGCACTGGGCGGGAATGTGATGTATAAAGGAGAAGCCATCGGAGCTGCCGCAGCCTGGGACCTGGGGCTACTTGCTTCCGTATTTGGTATGATAAACGGATTTATGCAGGGAGCCCTGCTCTTCGAATCAGAAGGGATTCCGGTAAACCTGCTGGGCAATATGCTGGTGAATATGGGGCCCATTATCGGTGAAATGGTACGACATGAAGGAGAAGTAATCGTTAGCGGGAATTATGATCATCCGGAAAGCTCTCTCCGCACCTGTGCCTACACATTTGACCTGTTGGTAAAACAGGCCAATGAAGCCGGTATCGACAGCAGCATCCCGGCATTCAGTCAGGGACTGTTTAAACGGGCACTGGATGCCGGTTATGGCGAAGAACAACTGGGCGCGCTGATTAAAGTACTCCGCACCCAGGCATAA